From the genome of Vitis riparia cultivar Riparia Gloire de Montpellier isolate 1030 chromosome 11, EGFV_Vit.rip_1.0, whole genome shotgun sequence:
ttgCATTCATCACTTATATTAGTTGATAAGTTGacaattcttaaatattataaatttgttttccaTAGTTAAATTCAAATGATTATCTGATTATAATCAGATTGCAACCATTGTACTGTTTTTGAGTTTATAAATATAACATCACCCCTCTGTGATTATCAAGGGAGGCTTTCAACATTCTTTAACTTTTCTATTTCCTCGAAGCCACATCACCCATGGCAATTCAATAAGCAAGAATATCATTTCACTTGATGATAAAGTATACCAAGAAATACCCAAGAAGAAAAAGACTACCTTATCCATATTACAAACAACAAAAGCCAAGGAAGTTGTGCCAATGAGTTTATATCTTTGAGGAAGATTTTTCCAGGGCGGCCAATTCCAATCAAAACCCACTTCCCCACCCTCCTCTTGACCCTCAGCATCCGACGCTGAAGCCGAATTGTCCAATTCATCCACCCGAAGACCCGTAATCACACTCTCGGTTTCTGTAACGCTTTCTTTTCCTCTGATCGCGGAGAAAACTCTTAGTTGAGAGCGCTGTTTGGATGAGAATATAAGAAGCTGACGGTGTTTGAGGGAAGTATTGTTGAAGAGTGAGTTGGTATGGCGAGgaaaacaacaaatattttcagTAGTGAATGCGAATTTTGCCATGGTTGCGATTGAGTTAGAAGTTGTTTGTGTTTAGGCCTGTGAGAAATCAGAGTTGCGTAGAGAGGAGTAGAAAGGGCATGAGATGGACCGATGGGATTAAGCATGGTTGCAAGGCCATGAGGTGGCCACGGAGGAGCTGGTTTGTGGCTCCCAATGTGAGGATATCTCTCGGAATATTTGGTTTGGTGGGTGGGACCCGTAAATTTTGGTCATGTGGTCGTTAGGCTGTTGCGTAGAATGAGCAAGGCTTCTAAAacctaataataatatttaagggTTAATTCCACTCAACAATTTTGGTGtaaatacattattattattattatcatcgaTTTTAAATTTCACCGTTAgtattcttataaatttattttatttataatttaaaaaaaaaagagtttttagggtaattttgttaaataagtGTGTtcaacaattctttaaaaaataaacttaattatctaaaagataaattttatatttaaaattatatttataataaaacttgcctaaagaataaaaaatgtaaaacccTAGAAGAATGCTTTTTAAAAGATGTTAAAGGCGTGCTTtattatgttttctaaaacaattttcaagaaatagtttttaaaaaaaattattatttttaagaataaaattatgtctcaaactcaaatatattttcttcgCTTATTCTTCATAATgtgcattttaaattatttctcacaaaaaatactttataagaacatctcaaatttgttctaaaacaCAACGTGCtctcaaatcaaattttcaaaaaaagaatttatcaaagctgtttttgaaattaaaaagaatattgtattctaataaataaaaaaaggttttcgAGAACCATCCGTAAAGATGATAGATGTCCAACCATTCAAGAGAAAGGTTTCATATTTTACGaaagaaaaacatattaaattgTATGGAAACCTAAAGTAGTCAATATTTCCCAAATTAAAACCTATGGAAATAAGATATGGggataaaaattttctttttattcttatttctccTTAAATAGGAATAAATTTGGTAATTTCACTTTTTATGTTTGAATGTATTTAGAAATGTAAAGttagaatgattatttgtttttatttcaatattaaaatatttattttcatttaaaaaaaaaaactctgacATTGTGcatagttaaaagaaaaaaaccattttggtatgtgatttaaaaaaagaaattgttttaaaaatttataccattatttaattattgttcttaagaaacaatttttaaaaaagaagtaaaaatatttaataatttttaaaaataatttgaaacttatatatatatataatgactataaaaatgaataaacataTATAGATTTTATCTAATATATAATCATATACATTAGTACACTCATTATAGGAATCTCATTACAATGGTTAAGACTAGTCATTCttctaattaagaggtagtgAATTACATCCTTAAATAGATTGTCTAAGTTCATGAACTGATTGTGAATaaatcatctatttgcaaggaagtcATGACTTGGACTTTCCgtacaactcttaatgcaccaagtcatgtataatataagatatacaaaattaaacactcataaaatataatgcatgaaacaatgatagataaaagtgcAACCAAAATAtgactaaataaataataaattccaaatttgttatatcatgtcatacttttaaagACTCTATCATAATAATACTTTTACATAACAAAGAGACATTTCCACTTTCATGAGTCATTACCTACTTAAAGCCTACGAAGTGGTCAAAGGGATCCTTACCATCGTTGTACATGTTAAATTTAGGCATCACAAAGTGTCATAAGCCTAGCTCTTACAACATAATTCACAAAGCGAATGTTGTTGCAATTGTGCCTTTGTTGTCTAGTATTTGGAATGTCATATCGTGTGTTTAGTTTTCTCATTCAAGTCTATGAGTAGGCTTGCCTTTAGAAACACAAATAAGGTTCATGAGGAGCCATTGTTAGCATGCTCCATGCTAGAATTTGAACTTGAATCACCCAATTGTTGTTTAAtgatcaaattttctaaaagtttaagtttgtaggatttgattttaatatgcATATCATATTTCTTAACACTTTCTCTTACATGCGGCCCATACCCGCATGCGGAGAGATgaacaaaatttgaattcatatccaacaaaatAAATGGAGGAAATGCAAATTGTGGAAAGGCGGCTCGAACACGAGACCTCTCTTCAAACCAAATTTTGATACTACATTGAatgatcaattttcctaaaaacttaaactTGTAAGATTTGACTTCAATATGCCCGTATCATTCTCCTTTCCTTAACAATTGTAGGACTAGTTCCTCCCATTTGTATATCTATTTGGGGTCACTATTTTGTCCGGTTGTTCTCTTATGTTTCCGAATGGACGCAGCAGGCTGGAGAGAAGGTTGCGGATCAACAGACTGGATGGGAATCAATGTGTATTGTGAGGTCCTGGTGGTGGCTATCATCCTTGGAATCTCGTTCTCTTGCTGTAGGATTTTCAAAAGCTAAAAAGAGTACTTCAATTCGTTTTTTATGTCCTTGCTGCTCACCTAATTTCTTCTCAATCTTAGAACATTGATCGATCGTTCTTTTGAGATGTCATtgcttcaaccaagcttttgCTTCCTGATTCCATAGATCACGTCAAATACTGTGCATCTAAAAAAATCCATAGCATTACGGTTAACCTAATGTATAAGACTTTTCCATGCCACTTGTTACACGCCTAATGATCAACAACATCCATCTTCTAAAGGATTCCATTCGATGATTCGTGTTTCTCAGAGGATAAACCTGTGTTTTCATAAGACGATGGAACCTCATATTCTCAAGAACACAAACCTCGTGTTCATAGGTCAGACTGGATTAGAATCGTGCAATCAAATTTCATGTATCCCTTCATTTGTATCAATCATGCTCATGAATACTAGAATTACGTGGCTGTAAAATGTaataatctttattttcattgtaTAGAAAGTCAAGCCCCTGTATATAAAATTCATTGGGAAACGTACATGCATAACCATTCCCATAAATcatgatatttatatatatagtgtgGAGCACGAGAAAGTAAAGAAACTGTATATAATAGGGAAGATCGATGGCCATGAGCACCACAAGCTAAAAGAAACTATAAATAATGCCCAAGGTTGTAAGCACAAGAGAATGAAATTAGTGCCAAAGGGGTGGAAATGAAGAACTGCCATAAATTAAGTTACTGCTGTTGACATGTATGCTTCAAGTATTTTTCACAAGTTCATAACCTACAAAACAAGGTCCAAGCTGCTGCACATGAATGCAAgtataatttttacaaaatttttggTGTCTatctttgaaagaaaataaggcTCTTTGTTCTTGCTACTTAAACCACATTAATGTATCATATTATTAGATAAAAGTGATGATTAATTGaatgctaaaaaaattaaatcacttCCTGTAAATGGTGATTAAACAAGGCATTACACATCTGAAAATATGGTAACAACCTATTAAGTATCTCAGTTTATTCATTTGTCTAAGCAACTAAACAGATCtgataatatgataatattgcACTAACATCAAGGCcctcttctcctcctcctcatcAAACGCCTGTGGACACAATATATGATAATGCATATATAGATCGCCATGTATGTTTTGAGTATCATCCCTCAGATCTCTTGCCAAGGCGCAACATGGCCAGAAGTCTAGGTGCCACCGATGTCGGATCACTTGCAAAGAGCTTGCAAGAAATGTCCATGAATGGGACTGAGCCACCCCCGCAGTACTTCCTTAAAGAGAACAGTATCAAGCCTATGGATTCATTTCTCCCATCAGATCCAATCCCCATAATTGATATTAGTCTCTTCTCCTCCTCTTCATCTCTATCTTCTAAAGAAGGAGAAGATGAGCTAGAGAAACTTAAATCAGCTCTCACTTCATGGGGCTGCTTTCAGGTTCTGGTTTCTACATACTAGAAAACTTTCTATGAAAGTATATAATTTTTAGGTCTCCAGTTACTTGCCAAGAATGGATTATCTGTTTACTTAGCCTAGTAATTCATGTTGCATATTAGCAATTGTTCCTTGCTGCGTGGGCGCAAGAGGTTGTGTGACCTCAGGCGCATATGAGTCGTGTGTACCGAATCATGCCTAAAGAGGATGATTTCAGGTCAGAGGCTCAAAGACCTCTTCTTCCACCGATAATGGTGGAATGGAATTGATCATCAGATCAGTTAGAGATGGAGATTATCACCTCATCTCATAATCCAAACCCTTCTCATCAGTTTGatgtttataattaaatggGGAATGGCATgtattaattttgatataaagaaattagtcaaattggtgcttttttttattgaacCTTAATCCTTTGTCATGCCTGTCTTTCATCTTCCTGAGATCTTACAAATTACTTGGAATTTTCTTTGAGTCTCAGGCAATAGGCCATGGGATTTCGAGTTCATTCCTAGATAAAGTCCGGGAAGTTGCAAAGCAATTTTTTGCACTTCCggtggaagagaaacagaagtACTCTCGCGAGGTTGATGGCAGTGAAGGCTATGGGAATGACCGAATACTTTCAGAGAATCAAGTGCTTGACTGGTTGTATCGCCTGTCTCTCAGGCTACGACCAGTCGATCAAAGAAAGCTTCAACTTTGGCCGGAGAACCCAAATGAGTTTAGGTacttttatccttaattttgaATGAGGGAAGTTTTTCCCTTATATTGATCATAAACTTTGGCTTATTTTTCTGGCAGAGAGGTCTTAGATGAATATGGCACAAAGGTAAAGATTATAATGGATGTTCTCTTTAAGGCCATGGCAAAGTCACTGAATCTGGAAGAGAATAGCTTCTCAAGTCAATTTGGAGAGCGAGCAGTGATGCAGGCAAGGTTTAATTTCTACCCCAGATGTGCAAGACCTGATCTGGTTCTTGGTGTTAAACCTCATTCAGATAGATCAGGAATCACTGTCCTTCTGCAAGATAAAGAAGTGGAAGGtcttcaagttttcaaaaatgataAATGGTTTATAGTTTCTGTAATTCCTCATGCTTTTGTTGTCAACCTTGGGGATCAAATTAATGCAGGTACTATATATAACTTCATCTATCTGGGATCAATGCTCATACTTATGATCAAATTAATCATAAGTACTAATGGAACCGAgcttaatttgaaattggttttGCATGAATTTATGCAGATAATGAGTAATGGAATATTCAAGAGCCCAATGCACAGGGTTATGACAAACTCAGAAAGGATGAGGATATCAGTGGCTATGTTTAATGAACCAGCGCCAGACAAGGAAATTGGACCGGTGGATGGCTTGATAGACGAGAAAAGGCCaagattatataaaaatgtgAAGAATTATGCCGCTTTCAACTTTGAGTGCTTTCAGAAAGGGGTGGTACCACTTGAATCAGCAAAAATATGAGTTTTTATCATCTTCATGACCTTTGGCCCTAGAAATGAATTAGGGAATTTGTTTGTTGATCGCAAGTGGTTAAACCAATCTTTGGGCATGTGACATTGGAGCTTTGTTCTTCATTGAAAAAAATGGCATCCAGTCTATAAATATAAAGTATGTTCTCTTACACTCGGATTCTAAATTCTACATCCatcaaatttctttctttttacaacCACCTCGATCAATTTATAGAAATGAcctaatgaaataattaaaataccgTAAAAGTTAAATACATTTCaatctctcttttcttcttcatttattttttctcttctaatcTCTACATATctataacaaaaattttcaagaaagttaCGTTTCTCGTCCTATATCATGGATAATCATATAACCATCTCTAACGATGCTAGAAGTGTAGAAGCATGTTTCTtgcaacatttattttttttatgcatttttcgaagctaaaaaaaaaaaggtgttatAACAAGTGTTCACGGTTGCAGGGAATGACAAATTGAAAGAACAACAAATACGAAGATGGGtgt
Proteins encoded in this window:
- the LOC117924585 gene encoding protein SRG1-like isoform X1, with product MARSLGATDVGSLAKSLQEMSMNGTEPPPQYFLKENSIKPMDSFLPSDPIPIIDISLFSSSSSLSSKEGEDELEKLKSALTSWGCFQAIGHGISSSFLDKVREVAKQFFALPVEEKQKYSREVDGSEGYGNDRILSENQVLDWLYRLSLRLRPVDQRKLQLWPENPNEFREVLDEYGTKVKIIMDVLFKAMAKSLNLEENSFSSQFGERAVMQTRFNFYLSCPRPDLVLGVKPHSDRSGITVLLQDKEVEGLQVFKDDKWFKVPVIPHALVVNLGDQMQIMSNGIFKSPIHRVVTNSERMRISVAMFNEPEPEKEIGPVEGLIDEKRPRLYRDVKNYASFNFECFQKGVVPLESAKI